A genomic segment from uncultured Desulfuromonas sp. encodes:
- a CDS encoding serine protein kinase PrkA, protein MMDKIDEALKRIILTQEDLDRYEPQAYRDFLHKVSLQPTRILRSIFQVFHDMVSSHILPMEDDSKFDPESIHYVGYDCSPLFVADSDNPFFADRLFANRLVNLVDALRRGAQQNKIYVFEGPPGSGKSTFLNNLLMKFEHYVNTEQGAMYETVWRLDREVLGHLSDPEASKILEELSRFSNSFSQMYQDVQKENRKSSEGLAPQGYVEVPCPSHDHPILMIPKESRRQVFDDLFQNDQSKWELFTEKEYEWVFRNTPCTICSSLYQALLNLVKDPREVLKMVYARPYRFNRRLGEGISVFTPGDKPIKQTILTNELLQKRINDLLRDSNQVRYIFSRHAKTNNGIYALMDVKSHNTERMIELHNIVSEGVHKLEDIEENVNSLFLALMNPEDKGNIGNIQSFSDRIEYIKVPYVLDLNTEVQIYRNIFGRSIDEHFLPRVLHNFARVIISTRMKQTSDALTEWIDYPSKYNLYCDAHLQLLKMEIYTGNIPKWLTEEDYRKLTAKRRGRIIAESEQEGDKGFSGRDSIRIFNLFFSTYGHRERLINMTVLKEFFTKAHKELATSIPPGFLDSLQRMYDYTVLQEVKESLYSYNEEGIVRELKNYLFAVNYEPGTEVVCSYTRDPLKIDEAFFKRVEQRLLGDDATDEQRRQLRSDVQKQYAGTTLTQEVLAAGLPLEKTRLFKDLYQRYVYYLKDRVLEPFLDNENFRRAIKDYASESFKTYDKKIRTDVAFLIDNLRRRYNYSQAGAKEMCMYVIDNNLARTFATKKPSAAPGKTA, encoded by the coding sequence ATGATGGATAAAATTGATGAAGCCCTGAAGCGGATTATCCTCACCCAGGAGGATCTCGATCGTTACGAGCCGCAGGCCTATCGGGATTTTCTTCACAAGGTGTCCCTGCAGCCGACACGCATTTTGCGCAGCATCTTTCAAGTGTTCCACGATATGGTTTCCAGTCATATCCTGCCGATGGAAGATGACAGCAAGTTTGATCCCGAATCAATCCATTATGTCGGCTACGACTGTTCGCCGCTGTTTGTCGCTGATTCCGATAATCCGTTTTTTGCTGATCGCCTGTTTGCCAACCGGCTGGTAAACCTTGTCGATGCTCTGCGTCGGGGGGCTCAGCAAAACAAGATCTACGTTTTTGAAGGCCCGCCGGGAAGCGGTAAAAGCACCTTTCTCAACAATCTTCTGATGAAGTTTGAGCACTATGTCAACACCGAACAGGGAGCCATGTACGAGACGGTGTGGCGCCTTGATCGCGAAGTGCTCGGTCATCTGTCTGACCCTGAAGCCTCCAAGATTCTCGAAGAACTGTCGCGTTTTTCCAACAGCTTCTCGCAGATGTATCAAGATGTACAGAAAGAGAATCGCAAGAGCAGCGAAGGGCTGGCCCCGCAAGGCTATGTCGAGGTGCCGTGCCCGAGTCATGATCATCCGATCCTGATGATTCCAAAAGAATCGCGCCGCCAGGTATTTGATGACCTGTTTCAAAATGATCAGTCCAAATGGGAGCTGTTTACCGAAAAAGAATACGAGTGGGTCTTCCGCAACACCCCCTGTACGATCTGCAGCTCTCTCTATCAGGCGCTGCTCAATCTGGTCAAGGACCCGCGCGAAGTGTTGAAGATGGTTTATGCGCGGCCGTACCGTTTTAACCGTCGGCTCGGTGAAGGGATCAGCGTCTTTACCCCCGGTGACAAGCCGATTAAACAGACCATTCTTACCAATGAACTGCTGCAGAAACGGATCAATGATTTGCTGCGCGACAGCAATCAGGTGCGCTACATCTTTTCGCGTCATGCCAAGACCAATAACGGCATCTACGCGTTAATGGACGTCAAGTCGCACAACACCGAGCGGATGATCGAGCTGCACAATATTGTCAGTGAGGGCGTGCATAAACTTGAAGACATCGAAGAGAATGTCAACTCGTTGTTCCTGGCGCTGATGAACCCGGAAGACAAGGGCAACATCGGTAATATTCAGTCTTTCTCTGACCGGATTGAATACATCAAGGTGCCGTATGTTCTCGATCTCAATACCGAAGTGCAGATCTATCGCAATATTTTCGGACGAAGTATTGATGAACACTTTTTGCCGCGCGTGCTGCACAACTTCGCCCGGGTAATCATCTCAACGCGGATGAAGCAGACATCGGATGCCTTGACCGAATGGATCGATTATCCCAGCAAATACAACCTCTATTGCGACGCCCATCTGCAACTGCTCAAGATGGAGATTTACACCGGTAATATTCCTAAATGGCTGACCGAGGAGGACTACCGTAAGCTGACTGCCAAACGACGGGGTCGTATTATTGCCGAGTCGGAGCAGGAAGGGGATAAGGGCTTCTCCGGCCGTGATTCAATCCGTATTTTCAACCTATTTTTCTCCACCTACGGCCATCGCGAGCGCTTGATTAATATGACGGTGCTCAAAGAATTTTTCACCAAGGCGCATAAGGAATTAGCCACATCCATTCCACCGGGATTTCTCGATTCACTGCAGCGGATGTATGACTATACCGTCTTGCAGGAGGTCAAGGAATCGTTGTACAGCTACAACGAAGAGGGCATTGTCCGCGAACTGAAGAATTACCTGTTTGCCGTTAATTACGAGCCGGGCACCGAGGTTGTCTGCAGCTATACCCGTGACCCTTTGAAGATTGATGAGGCGTTTTTCAAGCGGGTCGAACAGCGCCTACTCGGAGATGATGCCACGGATGAACAGCGTCGTCAGCTGCGTTCCGATGTCCAGAAACAATACGCCGGAACCACCTTGACGCAGGAGGTGCTGGCGGCCGGATTGCCGTTGGAGAAAACCCGTCTTTTCAAGGATCTCTACCAACGCTATGTTTATTATCTCAAAGACCGGGTGCTGGAGCCGTTCCTTGACAACGAAAACTTCCGTCGCGCCATCAAGGATTACGCCAGTGAAAGCTTTAAAACCTACGACAAGAAGATTCGTACAGACGTGGCGTTTCTCATCGACAACTTGCGCCGACGCTACAATTATTCTCAGGCTGGGGCTAAAGAGATGTGTATGTACGTGATTGATAACAATCTGGCACGCACGTTTGCGACCAAAAAGCCTTCCGCCGCTCCTGGGAAAACAGCGTAG
- a CDS encoding SpoVR family protein — MELINQHSKKIMEGCKERARDAGLRFDEQTLEYVVTNRDMLELSPKIMIPTLYDYWVHDVEVLKEKGKYELYPGNPYETVINTRPAISFYNDNNPDWLNVMIFYHVIGHIDFFQNNLFFRHTWDYDLAGQALADKRLIARLRSEKGRWVDYVIEFTRGIDNLVGYYDTLAAVERSKARRESRRFNYFFDVFLQQQRKVTPTEYMEEVKRYNDFQKKFESRGEAHFFAEVAKQYPEFEGAYRAYRQKGERPKMDLIEYLMAHSPFLNKPENQWMKSVMQVVRSTSVYFQPQIRTKIMNEGWASYWHETLFLQDERIKGHEVDFARIHANVTSMPRVGLNPYALGLRLFHTIEQFENKGRYSLEFERLRNTSERQHFDRHKGSGRNLIFEVRENYNDFNFINDFVDQDFIDQHQLFVADKRLDEERMVWQYYVKSRSAKDYRAMLMDSLYHPPTIEIEERTSGNDLSLSHVFEGKPLVRDFISNTLIGIEYLWGAPVVLETHEPAPNSTLPAESRGHDAEGKPKPIQWNKVIYRMENRQLSRTLV; from the coding sequence ATGGAACTGATTAATCAGCACAGCAAAAAAATTATGGAAGGGTGCAAAGAGCGGGCACGCGATGCCGGTTTGCGTTTTGACGAACAGACTCTGGAATATGTCGTCACCAACCGCGATATGCTCGAATTGTCACCCAAGATCATGATTCCCACTCTGTATGATTATTGGGTGCATGATGTCGAAGTGCTCAAGGAGAAGGGCAAGTACGAGCTTTATCCGGGCAACCCGTATGAGACCGTTATCAACACCCGTCCGGCCATTTCGTTTTACAACGACAATAACCCCGACTGGCTCAACGTGATGATCTTTTATCACGTGATCGGCCACATTGATTTCTTTCAGAACAACCTGTTTTTCCGGCATACCTGGGATTACGACCTCGCAGGGCAGGCCCTGGCAGACAAGCGGTTGATTGCGCGACTTCGTTCCGAAAAGGGGCGCTGGGTTGATTATGTCATTGAGTTTACCCGCGGCATCGACAATCTGGTTGGCTATTACGACACGTTGGCCGCCGTGGAGCGCAGTAAGGCCAGGCGGGAATCGCGTCGATTCAATTACTTTTTCGATGTGTTTCTGCAGCAGCAACGCAAGGTCACACCCACCGAGTATATGGAAGAGGTGAAACGCTACAACGACTTCCAGAAAAAATTCGAGTCGCGTGGTGAGGCGCACTTTTTTGCCGAGGTGGCCAAGCAGTATCCTGAGTTTGAAGGTGCCTACCGGGCCTATCGTCAGAAAGGCGAGCGGCCGAAAATGGACCTGATCGAATATCTTATGGCGCATTCACCGTTTCTCAATAAGCCAGAAAACCAGTGGATGAAATCGGTCATGCAAGTGGTGCGCAGCACGTCAGTTTATTTTCAGCCGCAGATTCGCACCAAAATCATGAATGAAGGTTGGGCCAGTTATTGGCATGAAACCCTCTTTCTTCAAGATGAGCGGATCAAAGGTCATGAGGTTGATTTTGCGCGGATTCACGCCAATGTCACTTCCATGCCGCGTGTTGGACTCAACCCGTACGCGCTCGGCTTGCGCCTGTTCCATACCATCGAGCAGTTTGAAAACAAAGGACGTTATTCACTGGAATTTGAGCGGCTTCGGAACACCAGCGAACGACAGCATTTTGACCGCCATAAAGGGAGCGGACGTAACCTGATTTTTGAAGTGCGGGAGAATTACAACGATTTCAATTTTATCAACGACTTTGTTGATCAGGATTTTATAGACCAGCATCAGTTATTCGTTGCCGATAAGCGTCTCGATGAAGAACGGATGGTGTGGCAATACTATGTCAAGAGTCGCAGCGCCAAAGACTATCGGGCCATGCTGATGGACTCACTCTATCATCCGCCGACGATTGAAATTGAGGAGCGCACGTCCGGCAACGATTTGTCGTTAAGCCATGTCTTTGAAGGAAAGCCTCTGGTGCGTGATTTTATCAGCAATACATTAATCGGTATCGAATATCTGTGGGGTGCTCCGGTTGTTTTGGAAACCCATGAACCCGCCCCAAATTCCACTTTGCCGGCAGAGTCCCGTGGCCATGATGCCGAGGGGAAGCCAAAACCGATTCAGTGGAATAAAGTGATCTACCGTATGGAAAATCGCCAGTTGAGCCGAACGCTGGTCTGA
- a CDS encoding DUF444 family protein has product MKKTTQPPTLRVPADLNLSPEQRAAMEAECLGDQTHRPFAVRPPEPSLGPFASLYASNDLNMLQAMSAPKSSYTTHIRTLDELLERDRQRDKDGFPRKIQVGRLIKPQQGAGDKVIVVPTTVEEKLIHDNQFSDPDEGSGGQGGSGEGDEGDVIGEAPVRPEGQGEGQGAGEGKEAAHEVESSAYDLGRILTEQFELPNLQNKGKKSSLTRFTYDLTDQNRGFGQLLDKKATLRRVLETNIALGNVDEHGVKDPSRLLIAPRDKVYRVLSKEKDYESQAMVFFVRDYSGSMHGKATELVVSQHVMIYSWLLYQFARRVETRFILHDTEAREVPDFHTYYNMQVAGGTRVMSAYKMVNDIVEQESLARDYNIYVFHGTDGDDWDSRGKETLPELKKMLTYASRVGITIAEHLYSGDRKTQVETYINQSGLLDTHGNLLRLDSMGEDAPEERIIEGIKKLIAPS; this is encoded by the coding sequence ATGAAAAAAACAACGCAACCACCAACACTGCGTGTTCCGGCGGATTTGAATCTGTCGCCGGAACAGCGTGCCGCAATGGAAGCTGAGTGCCTCGGGGATCAGACACATCGCCCCTTTGCCGTGCGTCCTCCTGAACCGAGCCTTGGGCCATTCGCCAGCCTGTATGCTTCCAATGATCTCAACATGCTTCAGGCCATGAGTGCTCCGAAGTCCAGCTATACCACCCACATCCGGACACTGGATGAATTACTGGAACGCGACCGCCAGCGGGATAAAGATGGTTTTCCGCGCAAGATACAGGTTGGCCGTCTGATCAAGCCGCAGCAAGGTGCTGGTGACAAGGTGATTGTCGTGCCGACCACTGTTGAAGAAAAACTGATTCACGATAATCAGTTTAGTGATCCGGACGAAGGCAGTGGTGGACAAGGTGGCAGTGGCGAAGGGGATGAAGGCGATGTGATCGGCGAAGCACCGGTTCGTCCAGAAGGACAGGGCGAAGGTCAGGGGGCTGGCGAAGGCAAAGAAGCGGCCCATGAAGTGGAGTCCAGTGCTTATGACCTGGGACGCATCCTCACCGAACAGTTCGAATTACCCAATCTGCAGAATAAGGGTAAAAAGAGTTCTTTGACCCGTTTTACCTATGATCTGACGGATCAGAATCGCGGTTTTGGCCAGCTCCTTGATAAAAAAGCGACCCTGCGCCGGGTGTTGGAAACCAATATTGCCCTCGGCAATGTCGATGAGCATGGCGTTAAAGATCCCTCCCGCCTGCTCATTGCGCCGCGTGACAAGGTGTACCGTGTTCTGTCGAAGGAAAAAGACTACGAATCCCAGGCCATGGTGTTTTTTGTCCGCGATTACTCCGGGTCCATGCACGGTAAAGCCACCGAGCTGGTGGTGTCGCAACATGTGATGATTTACAGCTGGTTGCTTTATCAATTTGCCCGCCGGGTGGAAACGCGATTCATTCTCCACGATACCGAGGCACGCGAGGTTCCGGATTTCCACACCTACTACAACATGCAGGTGGCGGGTGGCACCCGGGTGATGTCGGCGTACAAGATGGTCAATGATATCGTCGAGCAGGAGAGTTTGGCACGCGACTATAACATCTATGTCTTCCATGGCACTGATGGTGATGATTGGGACAGCCGTGGCAAGGAAACCCTGCCAGAGCTCAAAAAGATGCTCACCTATGCCAGCCGTGTCGGCATCACCATTGCCGAGCACCTCTACAGCGGTGACCGCAAAACTCAGGTGGAAACCTATATCAACCAGTCCGGTCTGCTCGACACCCATGGCAACCTGCTGCGTCTCGACAGTATGGGCGAAGATGCGCCGGAAGAGCGGATTATTGAAGGGATTAAGAAGCTGATTGCGCCGTCCTGA
- a CDS encoding serine protein kinase PrkA has product MATRRKPSALLQHVASVKAGERRFENAFQGVARMILEAGVEKVVVNGKTTYDFPIFRTGGKHTIGMYDEINSFVSFVKDASEGGSSKEMAFVLVGEPGNGKTFFVENLCAQYRQFLSRPENRKYTFKFVGLDKLGSYGQIREIESQTYEDPMVLAMNLFEGREESMEFLAKQGSLSDGELRDYYESYRPMGACSGYIWNDIRNYTGGDINAMLDFVEILPVPLVESLGTVTGKYAAKDKITSSAVDLLGEESIQRLLHISDTNNPYRFDLRRGALARVAGGGIHFSDEIYKNKKDLVQVYLGVIQNRVIEMDGYKWPIDTLIVATSNNSEFNRFLSEKEEAPIIDRCRICYVSHNTSYKMQEQLTDYAIGGERKTTLMREQLHQDPNLNYAASVAVVLTRLPRTEKLTMIETMKLAAGEVAGEKSIKTLAEVIDTLNQEPDITRRFGQKGLGQRNLGRAMQLLMESSETNEGQCMFAYDVFKTLERVILDYVSDAGDRAKYLEDLKIAQGLYRERIMTEMFNAYMDEPHAVRTDVMSYVNMVIGIDAENLGPDKMWKYRDPQTGELKALKIDQRYVQSIEERLGLKTAEQRESFRTSIRKIYGQKITLDPGYDFMDNLELVKAVTDVRLKSDIAGAGSLIGALANRTNEDNQKLYDRMVDTMFNKLNYCKTCAQKTIEYFCTQQDER; this is encoded by the coding sequence ATGGCAACGAGAAGGAAACCATCTGCACTGTTGCAGCATGTTGCAAGTGTGAAAGCCGGAGAACGCCGCTTTGAAAATGCTTTTCAAGGCGTAGCACGCATGATTCTGGAAGCAGGCGTGGAGAAGGTCGTGGTTAATGGCAAAACCACTTACGACTTTCCCATTTTTCGTACCGGAGGGAAACACACCATCGGCATGTATGACGAAATCAACAGTTTTGTTTCCTTTGTCAAAGATGCCTCAGAAGGTGGTTCCTCAAAAGAGATGGCCTTTGTCTTGGTCGGTGAACCGGGGAACGGCAAAACCTTTTTTGTCGAAAACCTGTGTGCGCAGTATCGGCAGTTTTTGAGTCGGCCGGAGAATCGCAAATACACATTTAAATTCGTCGGTCTCGACAAGCTGGGCAGCTATGGGCAGATTCGTGAAATCGAGTCTCAGACGTATGAAGATCCAATGGTCTTGGCCATGAACCTGTTTGAAGGCCGAGAAGAGAGCATGGAGTTTCTGGCTAAGCAAGGCAGCCTCTCGGATGGTGAATTGAGAGATTATTACGAGAGCTATCGTCCGATGGGGGCGTGCAGCGGTTATATCTGGAACGATATCCGTAACTATACCGGCGGCGACATCAACGCCATGCTCGACTTTGTCGAAATTTTGCCGGTGCCTTTAGTGGAAAGCCTTGGCACCGTGACCGGTAAATATGCGGCAAAAGACAAAATTACCTCGTCTGCGGTGGACTTGCTCGGTGAAGAGTCGATTCAACGACTGCTCCATATCAGTGACACCAATAATCCTTACCGTTTTGACCTGCGCCGAGGGGCATTGGCGCGTGTCGCTGGTGGCGGGATCCATTTCAGCGATGAGATCTATAAAAACAAAAAAGACCTGGTGCAGGTTTATCTGGGCGTGATCCAGAACCGGGTGATTGAGATGGATGGCTACAAGTGGCCGATTGATACGTTGATTGTCGCCACCAGTAATAACTCTGAATTCAACCGTTTCCTGTCGGAAAAGGAGGAAGCGCCGATTATCGACCGGTGCCGCATCTGCTACGTCTCCCATAATACCAGTTACAAAATGCAGGAGCAGTTGACCGACTATGCTATCGGTGGTGAGCGTAAGACAACCTTGATGCGCGAGCAACTCCATCAGGACCCGAACCTTAATTACGCCGCTTCTGTCGCCGTGGTGCTCACCCGGCTGCCACGCACGGAAAAGCTGACCATGATTGAGACCATGAAACTGGCTGCCGGTGAAGTGGCCGGTGAAAAGAGTATTAAAACTCTTGCGGAAGTGATCGACACCCTCAATCAAGAACCGGACATCACCCGGCGTTTTGGTCAGAAGGGTCTGGGCCAACGTAATCTCGGTCGTGCCATGCAGTTGCTCATGGAAAGCTCGGAAACCAACGAGGGTCAGTGCATGTTCGCTTACGATGTCTTTAAGACTTTGGAGCGGGTGATCCTTGATTATGTTTCCGACGCCGGTGATCGTGCCAAGTATCTCGAAGATCTTAAGATCGCCCAAGGGCTCTATCGCGAACGGATCATGACCGAAATGTTCAACGCCTACATGGATGAACCCCATGCAGTGCGTACTGATGTGATGAGCTACGTCAACATGGTGATCGGCATTGATGCGGAGAATCTCGGCCCGGACAAAATGTGGAAATATCGTGATCCGCAGACCGGCGAGTTGAAGGCGCTGAAGATCGATCAGCGTTATGTGCAGAGCATTGAGGAAAGACTTGGTTTGAAAACCGCCGAACAGCGTGAATCGTTCCGCACCTCGATTCGCAAGATTTACGGGCAGAAGATCACCCTCGATCCGGGCTACGATTTTATGGATAACCTCGAACTGGTCAAGGCTGTTACCGATGTCCGCTTGAAGTCCGATATCGCCGGAGCCGGCAGTTTGATCGGAGCGTTAGCCAACCGTACCAACGAGGATAATCAGAAACTCTATGATCGCATGGTAGACACCATGTTCAACAAGCTCAACTACTGTAAAACCTGCGCTCAAAAGACCATTGAGTATTTCTGCACCCAGCAGGATGAGCGCTGA
- a CDS encoding VC_2705 family sodium/solute symporter, whose product MKKIMHWGLSLFFVLMSTNAFAVADLNPEGKFKVIPAIMMIALLILFVMVGVFAKAQNTEDYWAAGRGVGQIGGGMAIASNWMSAASYLGMAGLIYLKGYFAISYVLGWTGGYVLLLVLMAGQVRRYGKYTAPDFIGDRYYSTTARLMSALIVITISFVYSVGQYKGIGMMFNWIFGINYQMSVFVGTGVVLAYVLISGMLGATKNMQVQYVVIVITFFLPLFFIASKLGYFSAVPQIGYGAAIYDIGHGGNGISAAATDASYYLPFAKYTAYHWFALCITLMLGTAGLPHVIGRFYVVPRVSDARWQVVWGLFCIALVYWTAPAYAAFAKFSNLLGTAGTTITPDAIVVNAAELAGLPEWFAGFLAAGGVSAAFSTVGGLLMAGSSAFAHDIYFRVLNPNASEESKMKIARVGTIILGVSIIIVALNPPALIAQITAVAFALGANTFFPLFLLGLWWSRTTKEASIAGMIVGLAVTFGAMLIPKTSVLAYYIPFTSSAVVGVPAVIITMIVVSLMTPEPSQEIKELLYKVHNDE is encoded by the coding sequence ATGAAAAAAATAATGCATTGGGGCTTGTCCCTGTTCTTTGTGCTGATGTCGACCAACGCGTTTGCGGTGGCTGACCTCAACCCGGAAGGCAAGTTTAAAGTCATTCCTGCGATTATGATGATCGCGCTGCTGATTTTGTTCGTCATGGTCGGTGTCTTTGCCAAGGCGCAGAACACCGAGGATTACTGGGCTGCCGGACGTGGTGTCGGTCAGATCGGTGGTGGTATGGCGATCGCATCTAACTGGATGTCAGCTGCTTCCTACTTGGGTATGGCGGGTCTGATCTACCTTAAAGGGTACTTCGCCATCTCTTATGTTCTCGGCTGGACCGGTGGTTACGTTCTGCTGCTGGTACTTATGGCCGGCCAAGTACGTCGCTATGGGAAATACACCGCGCCTGACTTTATCGGTGACCGTTACTATTCCACGACGGCTCGTCTGATGTCTGCGTTGATCGTTATCACCATTTCCTTTGTGTACTCCGTTGGTCAGTACAAAGGTATCGGTATGATGTTTAACTGGATCTTCGGCATTAACTATCAGATGTCCGTATTCGTCGGTACCGGTGTCGTTCTGGCCTACGTTCTGATCTCCGGTATGCTCGGCGCAACCAAGAACATGCAGGTTCAGTACGTGGTTATCGTTATCACCTTCTTCTTGCCGCTGTTCTTTATCGCGTCGAAACTGGGTTACTTCTCTGCGGTACCGCAAATCGGTTACGGTGCGGCTATTTACGACATCGGTCACGGTGGTAACGGAATCTCTGCTGCTGCGACAGATGCCAGCTACTACTTGCCATTCGCTAAGTACACGGCCTATCACTGGTTCGCACTGTGTATCACTCTGATGCTCGGTACTGCTGGACTGCCTCACGTTATCGGTCGCTTCTACGTCGTACCTCGTGTTAGCGATGCTCGCTGGCAGGTTGTTTGGGGTCTGTTCTGTATCGCTCTGGTGTACTGGACTGCTCCGGCATATGCTGCATTTGCCAAGTTCTCCAACCTGCTCGGTACGGCTGGTACGACCATCACGCCTGACGCCATCGTTGTTAACGCGGCGGAACTCGCAGGTTTGCCTGAATGGTTTGCCGGCTTCCTGGCTGCTGGTGGTGTTTCTGCAGCATTCTCCACGGTAGGTGGTCTGTTGATGGCAGGTTCTTCAGCCTTTGCCCACGATATCTACTTCCGTGTTCTGAATCCGAATGCAAGTGAAGAGAGCAAGATGAAGATTGCCCGTGTAGGTACGATCATCCTCGGCGTTTCCATCATCATCGTTGCTCTGAATCCTCCGGCATTGATCGCCCAGATTACTGCGGTCGCCTTTGCCCTTGGTGCCAACACCTTCTTCCCGCTGTTCCTGTTGGGTCTGTGGTGGAGCCGTACGACAAAAGAAGCATCGATTGCCGGTATGATTGTCGGTCTGGCCGTTACCTTCGGTGCGATGCTGATCCCGAAAACTTCTGTCTTGGCGTACTACATTCCGTTTACGTCCAGTGCGGTCGTTGGTGTTCCGGCTGTAATTATCACCATGATCGTGGTCTCCCTGATGACCCCCGAGCCTTCTCAGGAGATCAAGGAACTGCTCTACAAAGTACATAACGACGAGTAA
- a CDS encoding DUF4212 domain-containing protein: protein MNKDININFFKPVGDFMKKDVAMKKKLLVIWFVAVYGFLFLLKLVADPAETVQLTLNTGEVVTQVAGKSFLTETQFLGFPFHYWYSAQFLIALFIFLCYVYCKFIDKLESEYNK, encoded by the coding sequence ATGAATAAAGATATCAACATCAATTTCTTTAAGCCCGTCGGCGATTTTATGAAAAAAGACGTGGCGATGAAAAAGAAACTGCTCGTCATCTGGTTCGTAGCAGTTTACGGCTTTCTCTTTCTCTTGAAGCTTGTTGCTGATCCCGCTGAAACAGTTCAGTTGACTCTGAACACGGGTGAGGTTGTTACGCAGGTGGCCGGGAAAAGTTTCCTGACCGAAACACAGTTCCTCGGCTTCCCGTTTCACTACTGGTATTCCGCGCAGTTCCTGATCGCACTGTTTATCTTCCTGTGCTACGTGTACTGCAAGTTTATCGACAAGCTTGAGTCTGAATACAACAAGTAA